From Candidatus Atribacteria bacterium ADurb.Bin276, a single genomic window includes:
- the salL gene encoding Adenosyl-chloride synthase, with product MHFIAFLTDWGMTSYYVGIAKSVMKQINPGVEIIDITHDIEPFNIREAMYILQRTFPDFPPGTIFCSVVDYGVGTERFPIAVELANGSFLVGPDNGTFTLLIEQYPTKKTVILQNPSYFFRLNPSSTFHGRDIFAPVSARLSMGVPLEHFGPVVNDLHTLTVNQPNLHNHTITGEVAFCDRFGNIETNIPGIMLNNFELQPGDPLNIVINGRSFDAVFFEAYGLSKKGQILVHTDSSGFVEIAVNQGNAREALLDNKDISQISILNKKIK from the coding sequence ATGCATTTCATCGCCTTTTTAACCGATTGGGGAATGACCAGTTATTACGTAGGAATTGCTAAATCAGTTATGAAACAGATTAACCCGGGTGTTGAAATCATCGACATCACTCACGATATTGAACCCTTCAATATCCGTGAAGCCATGTATATTCTTCAACGTACTTTCCCTGATTTTCCTCCCGGAACAATTTTTTGTTCAGTAGTCGATTATGGAGTAGGAACGGAACGCTTCCCAATTGCTGTCGAGCTTGCCAATGGTTCATTTTTGGTTGGTCCTGATAATGGGACTTTTACACTCCTCATCGAACAGTACCCCACGAAAAAAACAGTCATTCTCCAGAACCCTTCTTACTTTTTTCGCTTAAATCCCAGTAGCACCTTTCATGGTCGGGATATTTTTGCTCCTGTGAGCGCTCGCCTCTCAATGGGTGTCCCCTTGGAACATTTTGGACCGGTCGTTAATGACCTCCATACGCTTACAGTCAATCAACCCAACCTTCATAACCACACTATAACCGGCGAAGTCGCCTTTTGTGACCGTTTTGGCAACATAGAAACGAATATTCCCGGAATAATGCTGAATAATTTTGAACTACAACCCGGAGATCCTTTGAACATTGTCATTAATGGACGTTCTTTTGATGCGGTTTTTTTTGAGGCATATGGATTGTCTAAAAAAGGACAGATTTTAGTGCATACCGATAGCTCGGGTTTTGTTGAAATAGCCGTGAACCAAGGAAATGCCAGGGAAGCTCTACTTGATAATAAAGATATTAGCCAAATATCAATCCTCAACAAAAAAATAAAATAA
- the rbsC_3 gene encoding Ribose transport system permease protein RbsC has protein sequence MKNNQRKAFAERNLLIILAVMAVYLIIATKGNFSSWDNITNLIRQSSINGVVAIGMTLIIITGGIDLSVGSIVGLSGMIYALLTSNRGDIQMASSLAIIISLGVSALIGLANGVAVHNGRVPPFIATLGMMTLVRGLVMYVSSGRMISGLPIGFREFSVATMLGIPALAWTWIFLAIFMAFVLKYTVYGRNLYAIGSNVEAARLSGINIGSNLYKFYVTAALFSGIAGLMLGTRMAAGVPTGGQGYELDAIASVVIGGASLSGGVGTIFGTALGALIIQTLRNGGNLLGVDPFIMQIIIGAIIILAVFFDQYLKGRKTG, from the coding sequence ATGAAAAACAATCAACGTAAAGCCTTCGCCGAAAGGAACCTTTTGATAATATTAGCTGTTATGGCAGTTTATCTCATCATAGCAACCAAGGGTAATTTTTCATCCTGGGATAATATTACCAATTTGATTAGACAGTCATCAATCAATGGAGTGGTTGCTATTGGGATGACCCTGATCATTATTACTGGGGGAATTGACCTTTCGGTTGGATCCATTGTCGGCTTATCCGGAATGATTTATGCGCTTTTAACTTCTAACCGGGGTGATATTCAAATGGCTTCATCCCTGGCAATTATTATTTCTCTGGGAGTTTCAGCGCTAATAGGATTAGCTAATGGGGTAGCAGTTCATAATGGTCGAGTACCACCTTTTATTGCCACTTTGGGCATGATGACCTTGGTAAGAGGATTAGTCATGTATGTATCGAGCGGTAGGATGATTTCCGGCCTCCCGATTGGTTTTAGAGAATTTTCGGTTGCTACTATGCTGGGGATTCCTGCTCTTGCGTGGACTTGGATTTTCTTAGCTATTTTTATGGCTTTTGTTTTGAAATATACCGTGTATGGGAGAAATCTTTATGCGATAGGGAGCAACGTTGAAGCCGCCAGGTTATCAGGTATAAATATTGGTTCTAATTTATATAAATTTTATGTAACGGCTGCTCTTTTTAGCGGTATAGCTGGCTTAATGCTTGGGACTAGGATGGCGGCTGGAGTGCCAACCGGTGGACAGGGTTATGAACTTGATGCGATAGCTTCAGTGGTTATTGGTGGAGCGAGCCTCAGTGGGGGGGTAGGTACAATATTTGGTACTGCACTGGGTGCCCTCATTATCCAAACTTTGAGGAATGGTGGTAATCTTTTAGGTGTTGATCCATTTATTATGCAGATTATAATTGGTGCGATCATTATCCTCGCCGTCTTCTTTGACCAATATTTAAAAGGAAGAAAGACGGGATAG